Genomic DNA from Desulfonatronum thioautotrophicum:
ATCTCAACCGGAGCACAAGGCGTCTTGCAGTCCGATCTCTTCGAGCACTTCTTGCATATGCCGGAGAATGGGTCGCTCATAGTTCGGATAACCTCTTGATCCGCCCGTGGGCGCTCATGCTCTTGAGTTGCAACTTGCCAGCCGCGAACAGGTCGAATCTGGTCTTGCCCAGCACTCCACGGACAAAATCAGGGTCAGTCTGTAGCTGGCCACGCAGCCAGGAGTCATAGGTCAAATTCGATGGAACCTGTGTGGCCTCGGAGACCGTGAACTTGGTGGAGGTGGAGCCATCCCTGTGCTGAACCGTGCGGCCCTCCCATTTTACAGCAGGGCGCTCCCCTCCAGATAGCTCGTCCACGTCCATGCCCAGGTCGCGGAAGGTCTTCGTCACCGGAACGTAGGTACAGCGGCAAAGCCAATGCCGGGGAAGCACTGGCTTGGCCTCGCCCAGCTTGAAGACTCGGCCATCGTCGGGCCCACATATAAGGCATGTCCTCTGGTCCAGGGTCGCGACGTATCGCCAGCCCTCCACCAAATCGGATGCCTGATCCATGATGACTTTCTCTTTGGAGTAGTGGGCAGCAGATTGAAGCCAAGTCCGGGCCAGACCCTCCAGCCCCGGAACACTGCCCTGGATGCCTTTTTGCCGCATCAGGCGAGCAGTGGATTGAACCCCGAGGCCTTCCACCATGGCTTGCCGTCCAGCCGCGACGATTCTGTCAGTGGCCGTGGACTTGAGTTTGGCCAGCCAGTCATTGATGAGCAGGCCGTCAACCGTGCTCATCTCAAACCAGCCATTGACGATTCGCCTATCCAGTTTGGTGAAGGAGAAGCCCAGGCCCGTGGCCGTGGCCAAATGTTTGGCCGTGGCCGTCGTAGTTGCCGCAAAAACGTCCTGTGCCGCGTCCTTGATGCTATCACCTATCTCGGAGTAGACCTCGGACAGAATGCGCTCTATCTCGCCTTTTTGGGCCTCCAGCAGGGCCTTGCGACGAACAGCCGCATCCTCAAGGAATGGCTTCTTCAGAATCCGGTCCTGGAGCCTGGCCAGCTTTCCCAGGATGGACGTTTGCGCTCCCTCCAGGGCCTCGACCATATCCATGGCCAGCTGATTGGCGCGTTGCTCGACGCGATGATGGTACTTGAGCGTATCGTCAAGTATGCTCATTGTCCGCGAACCTGCAGCTTGTAAATGAAGGCGTGGGCGTTTGGCTTGACGGTCTCGATGTGCATGA
This window encodes:
- a CDS encoding phage minor head protein; protein product: MSILDDTLKYHHRVEQRANQLAMDMVEALEGAQTSILGKLARLQDRILKKPFLEDAAVRRKALLEAQKGEIERILSEVYSEIGDSIKDAAQDVFAATTTATAKHLATATGLGFSFTKLDRRIVNGWFEMSTVDGLLINDWLAKLKSTATDRIVAAGRQAMVEGLGVQSTARLMRQKGIQGSVPGLEGLARTWLQSAAHYSKEKVIMDQASDLVEGWRYVATLDQRTCLICGPDDGRVFKLGEAKPVLPRHWLCRCTYVPVTKTFRDLGMDVDELSGGERPAVKWEGRTVQHRDGSTSTKFTVSEATQVPSNLTYDSWLRGQLQTDPDFVRGVLGKTRFDLFAAGKLQLKSMSAHGRIKRLSEL